Proteins from a single region of Anastrepha ludens isolate Willacy chromosome 5, idAnaLude1.1, whole genome shotgun sequence:
- the LOC128864043 gene encoding thyrostimulin alpha-2 subunit: MLLLRLGFLLLLSIIAVSTKEAWLRPGCHKVGNTRKISIPDCVEFRITTNACRGFCESYAVPSIPWGLAIPGVFKPTKPVVSVGQCCNIMESEEVQKRVLCMGGMRNITFKSAVSCACYHCKKD, translated from the exons atgttgctGTTACGTTTAGGATTTCTGCTGTTACTCTCTATAATTGCTGTTTCCACGAAGGAGGCATGGCTGAGGCCCGGTTGCCATAAAGTGGGGAATACGCGCAAAATATCCATACCGGATTGCGTAGAGTTTCGCATTACAACTAACGCTTGCCGTGGTTTCTGTGAATCGTACGCGGTGCCGTCCATACCCTGGGGCCTAGCAATACCGGGCGTATTTAAACCGACAAAACCGGTCGTTTCCGTGGGTCAGTGCTGTAATATAATGGAATCGGAGGAA gTACAAAAGCGCGTGCTTTGTATGGGCGGCATGCGTAATATAACATTTAAATCTGCAGTATCTTGCGCCTGTTACCATTGCAAAAAGGACTAA